The following proteins are co-located in the Malassezia restricta chromosome II, complete sequence genome:
- a CDS encoding T-complex protein 1 subunit beta: MSAPIFAQEATQERAENARLSSFVGALALGDLVKSTLGPKGMNKILQSVGSTDIVVTNDGATILKSIYLDNPAAKILVNISKVQDDEVGDGTTSVCVLAAELLREAERLVQSHIHPQVVVDGFRIASEAALRALVSAAQDHSADKDAFRNDLLNIARTTLSSKVLSQDKDYFANLAVDAVLRLNGSTNLENIQIIKKLGGKLTDSYLDEGFILDKKIAPDSIKRLENAKILIANTSMDTDKIKVFGARVRVEGTSKLAEIERAEREKMKAKVERIKAHGITCFVNRQLIYNYPESLLTSAGIMSIEHADFEGVERLALVTGGEIASTFDRPDLVRLGECALIEEVMIGEDKLIKFSGVKAGEACTIVLRGATSQMIDEAERSLHDALSVLSQTVKETRVTLGGGCAEMIMSNAVDEEARRTAGKKALAVEAFAIALRQLPTILADNAGLDSADLVAKLRAAHHDGHCDQGLDLDQGTLASMADLGVTESYKLKRQVIISASEAAEMILRVDDILRATPRKREAH; this comes from the exons ATGTCCGCTCCTATCTTTGCGCAAGAG GCTACGCAGGAGCGAGCTGAAAATGCGCGCCTGTCGTCTTTTGTAGGCGCCTTGGCTTTAGGCGACTTGGTGAAGAGCACCCTGGGCCCCAAAGGAATGAACAAGATTCTGCAGTCCGTGGGCTCGACGGACATTGTCGTGACGAACGATGGAGCCACCATTCTCAAGTCCATCTACCTCGACAACCCCGCCGCCAAGATTCTCGTCAATATTTCCAAGGTGCAAGATGACGAAGTGGGCGATGGCACGACGTCTGTGTGCGTCCTAGCCGCAGAGCTACTGCGCGAAGCCGAGCGGCTGGTGCAATCGCACATTCATCCACAGGTAGTTGTGGACGGATTTCGCATCGCTAGCGAGGCTGCTCTTCGAGCTCTTGTGAGTGCTGCTCAAGATCACAGTGCCGATAAAGACGCTTTCCGGAACGATTTGCTCAACATCGCAAGAACGACACTGTCATCAAAAGTTCTGTCGCAGGATAAGGACTATTTTGCCAACCTGGCTGTTGACGCAGTTCTGCGTTTGAACGGCTCGACAAACCTGGAGAATATTCAAATCATCAAAAAGCTCGGAGGCAAACTGACCGATAGCTATCTTGACGAAGGATTTATCCTCGATAAAAAGATTGCACCTGATTCCATCAAACGCCTGGAAAATGCCAAAATTTTGATTGCCAACACATCCATGGACACCGACAAGATCAAAGTATTTGGtgcgcgtgtgcgtgtcGAAGGCACGAGCAAGCTCGCTGAAATTGAGCGAgccgagcgcgagaagaTGAAAGCCAAAGTGGAACGTATCAAGGCGCATGGCATTACGTGCTTTGTCAATCGACAGCTTATCTACAACTATCCCGAGAGTCTTTTAACATCTGCTGGCATTATGAGCATTGAACATGCCGACTTTGAGGGTGTGGAACGCTTGGCCTTGGTGACTGGCGGTGAAATCGCCAGCACGTTCGACCGCCCAGATTTGGTGCGTCTTGGCGAATGTGCTTTGATTGAAGAGGTCATGATTGGTGAGGACAAGCTGATCAAGTTTTCGGGTGTCAAGGCGGGCGAAGCTTGTACTATCGTTCTGCGCGGTGCCACGTCGCAAATGATTGATGAAGCTGAACGTTCATTGCACGACGCTCTGAGTGTGCTGAGTCAAACGGTGAAGGAGACACGCGTCACGTTGGGTGGTGGCTGCGCAGAGATGATTATGAGCAATGCGGtggacgaagaagcgcGGCGAACAGCCGGTAAAAAGGCTTTGGCTGTCGAAGCCTTTGCCATCGCACTGCGTCAGCTTCCAACAATTTTGGCCGACAATGCCGGTTTGGACTCTGCTGATTTAGtggccaagctgcgtgcggcACACCATGATGGCCACTGTGACCAAGGTCTTGATCTGGATCAAGGCACTTTGGCTTCGATGGCCGACCTCGGTGTGACAGAGAGCTACAAACTTAAGCGCCAGGTGATCATTTCAGCGAGTGAAGCAGCAGAGATGATTCTGCGTGTCGACGACATCCTACGAGCCACGCCACGTaagcgcgaggcgcactAG
- a CDS encoding O-acetylhomoserine/O-acetylserine sulfhydrylase yields the protein MTRFETLQLHAGQVPDPTTKARAPPIYATTSYVFDNSAHGADLFGLRAAGNIYSRIGNPSVDVFEQRMAALEGGAGAVAASSGQSAQALALLSLASNGDNIVSSSSLYGGTYNQLKVLFPKFGVHTKFVSKPTPEKFEEAIDSHTKAVFLESISNAKYTVPDLERIAVMAHKHGVPVVVDNTFGMGGYLVRPIEHGVDIVVHSATKWIGGHGTTIAGVVIDSGRFDWVKSTRFPQFTEPSEGYHGLRFSDAFGNMAFIAYVRTVLLRDLGACMNPFASFLLLQGVETLSLRAERHCENTLALAQWLDKHDQVAWVQYPGLESHPSHQTAKKYLQRGFGGVLSFGLKGTKEQASTFVDSLKLASNLANVGDLKTLIIHPASTTHQQLTDEEQEMSGISKDQIRVSVGCEHIDDIKADFEQAFDAVKN from the exons ATGACTCGCTTTGAAACGCTTCAA CTGCATGCCGGCCAAGTGCCCGACCCTACCACCAAGGCCCGTGCGCCACCGATTTATGCCACGAC TTCGTACGTGTTCGACAACTCGGCACATGGTGCTGATCTGTTTGGTCTGCGCGCTGCAGGCAATATCTACTCGCGCATCGGCAATCCCAGTGTGGATGTGtttgagcagcgcatggcggCTTTAGAGGGCGGGGCCGGGGCAGTGGCCGCGTCGTCAGGTCAGTCAGCGCAGGCTCTGGCGCTTCTTTCCCTCGCAAGTAATGGCGACAACATCGtatcgtcctcgtccttgTACGGCGGTACGTACAACCAGCTCAAGGTACTCTTCCCCAAGTTTGGCGTGCATACCAAATTTGTATCGAAGCCCACGCCCGAGAAATTCGAGGAAGCCATCGACAGCCACACCAAAGCCGTCTTCCTCGAGTCCATCTCAAATGCCAAGTACACTGTGCCAGATCTCGAACGTATTGCTGTCATGGCACACAAGCATGGCGTACCCGTTGTTGTCGACAACACATTCGGTATGGGCGGATACCTTGTGCGCCCCATTGAACACGGCGTTGATATCGTTGTGCATTCCGCAACCAAGTGGATCGGTGGTCACGGCACGACGATCGCCGGTGTCGTGATCGATTCGGGCCGCTTTGACTGGGTCAAGAGCACCCGTTTTCCCCAGTTCACGGAGCCATCTGAAGGCTACCACGGCCTGCGATTCTCCGATGCCTTTGGCAACATGGCCTTTATTGCATACGTGCGCACAGTCCTATTGCGTGACCTCGGTGCATGCATGAACCCGTTCGCCAGCTTCCTGTTACTCCAGGGCGTCGAAACACtctcgctgcgtgccgagcgccacTGTGAGAATACACTCGCCCTCGCGCAATGGCTCGATAAGCACGATCAGGTCGCTTGGGTTCAGTACCCCGGCCTCGAGTCGCACCCTTCACACCAGACAGCGAAAAAGTACTTGCAGCGCGGTTTCGGCGGTGTGCTCTCTTTTGGTCTTAAAGGCACAAAAGAGCAGGCCAGCACGTTTGTGGACTCTCTCAAGCTTGCATCGAACTTAGCTAATGTGGGCGACTTGAAGACACTCATTATTCATCccgcctcgacgacgcaccagcagctgacggacgaggagcaAGAGATGTCTGGCATCTCGAAAGACCAGATCCGTGTGTCCGTCGGTTGCGAGCATATAGATGACATCAAGGCCGACTTTGAGCAGGCCTTTGATGCAGTGAAGAATTAG
- a CDS encoding MT-A70 family protein — protein sequence MPRSLGEVHQVPLTLINAGEGRVHPVYVDKEPRSTPFEARSQRAKRTPRSHDIYANATLLHDALAHLHTYALSRHDYLASIQIMVDPLTSGQALQECVSSGTSLAHKFIMNAHDKECIVRWEWRKRIWLFALPPCSGFILTNLLSEPPPPRLLRFAQTNGGVDLILLDPPWPNRSAQRAWQGRQSVRRYRTMDDIYDLWLLRPWMEALLQQHTLVAVWVTNHPKVQDFVRSKWFPGLGLRHHATWAWLKLTAPNGQAPQLLIPVGDWSFRRPYEVLLIGSRQDEAPVSRHHLLLSVPLGHSCKPNVCSVLRPQGGRVVELFARHVSRGAPWHVSVGDEAICGNAQGYDDTTTAMGSQSRAQNSYADVCLS from the coding sequence ATGCCCCGGTCGCTGGGTGAAGTGCACCAAGTGCCTCTTACGCTTATAAACGCTGGAGAAGGCCGTGTGCACCCTGTTTATGTAGATAAGGAGCCAAGGAGCACGCCTTTCGAAGCGCGAAGCCAGCGCGCGAAGCGCACCCCAAGATCGCATGATATTTATGCGAATGCCACTTTGTTACATGATGCTTTAGCGCACTTGCATACCTATGCGCTGTCAAGGCATGACTACCTTGCATCTATCCAGATTATGGTGGATCCGCTCACAAGTGGACAGGCGCTGCAAGAGTGCGTATCTAGCGGCACGAGCCTGGCCCACAAATTCATCATGAATGCGCATGACAAAGAGTGCATAGTGCGGTGGGAATGGCGGAAGCGAATATGGTTGTTTGCACTTCCTCCTTGCAGCGGCTTTATCTTGACCAATCTGCTATctgagccgccgcctcctcgACTCTTGAGGTTCGCCCAAACGAATGGTGGTGTGGATTTGATCCTCCTCGACCCACCGTGGCCCAATCGAAGTGCTCAACGTGCATGGCAGGGACGTCAGAGCGTGCGTCGTTACCGCACGATGGATGACATATACGATTTGTGGCTTTTGAGACCGTGGATGGAAGCTCTGCTGCAACAGCATACGCTAGTAGCTGTATGGGTGACGAATCATCCCAAAGTTCAAGATTTTGTTCGCTCCAAGTGGTTTCCAGGTCTCGGACTGCGCCACCATGCGACATGGGCATGGCTCAAATTGACGGCGCCCAACGGCCAAGCGCCTCAGCTGCTGATTCCAGTGGGGGACTGGTCGTTCCGGCGTCCCTATGAGGTCTTGCTGATTGGATCTCGGCAGGACGAAGCGCCCGTGTCGCGGCACCACCTGCTATTGAGTGTGCCACTGGGTCACAGCTGCAAGCCAAACGTATGCAGTGTGCTACGGCCGCAAGGTGGGCGCGTGGTGGAACTATTTGCGCGCCATGTCTCGCGAGGTGCGCCGTGGCATGTGAGTGTGGGTGACGAGGCCATTTGTGGCAACGCCCAAGGGTATGATGACACTACGACCGCGATGGGATCACAATCTCGCGCACAAAATAGCTATGCAGACGTGTGTCTGTCGTGA
- a CDS encoding cytochrome c oxidase subunit 4: MLGSVRAALPRMIPRTLPASSRSILTKSERWTPASIRDAQNLIQGPNALELPKVLPHIEAAWPKLSREEQYSVYKQLEEVQRKNWKELTRDEMRGAYYVAYGEHGPRKNLSPPGTGMKVFLGTVLGVSLGLAIFFSIRSIARAPPKTMTREYQEQMTARAKENNLNPMYGVSSEGYKGKGHVTV; this comes from the exons ATGCTTGGAAGTGTTCGTGCCGCTCTGCCTCGAATGATCCCCCGCACCTTGCCAGCATCGTCTCGCTCTATTCTCACTAAGAGCGAGCGCTGGACTCCGGCTTCGATTCGTGATGCTCAGAACCTCATTCAGGGCCCGAACGCTCTCGAACTGCCCAAGGTTCTCCCACACATTGAGGCCGCCTGGCCTAAGCTGTCTCGTGAAGAGCAGTACTCGGTCTacaagcagctcgaagaGGTCCAGCGCAAGAACTGGAAGGAGCTGACGCGGGACGAAATGCGTGGCGCTTACTACGTGGCCTACGGCGAACACGGCCCGCGTAAGAACTTGTCGCCGCCTGGCACTGGCATGAAGGTGTTCCTTGGCACCGTTCTGGGTGTGTCCCTTGGTCTTGCCATCTTCTTCTCTATCCGCTCCATTG CTCGTGCACCCCCTAAGACTATGACGCGTGAGTACCAGGAACAGATGACGGCCCGTGCCAAGGAGAACAACCTGAACCCTATGTACGGTGTTTCCAGCGAGGGCTACAAGGGTAAGGGCCATGTCACTGTATAA